One Triticum dicoccoides isolate Atlit2015 ecotype Zavitan chromosome 5B, WEW_v2.0, whole genome shotgun sequence genomic window carries:
- the LOC119311269 gene encoding protein SHI RELATED SEQUENCE 1-like — protein MAGFPLGTGGSGRDSSASPTGVHPSDASTFLYATRGGGFQLWGQPQDQQQLTHPFYAPNLIRFATDDLPAGAAQSLAGAASSSSSRGARAAALAGTGGGTSCQDCGNQAKKDCQHQRCRTCCKSRGFACSTHVKSTWVPASKRRERQQQLTALAASAAATTGGAGPSRDLTKRPRARLAATTPTTSSGDQQMVTVAERFPREVSSEAVFRCVRLGPVDQAEAELAYQTTVSIGGHVFKGILHDVGPSNAHAQLQAAAGGSGGGGGDYQFRLTGDVSPPSTGAEAGDAGGGNNHNIVVSSAVVMDPYPTPGLYGSFPATTPFFHGHPYQRQ, from the exons ATGGCGGGCTTCCCTCTAGGAACCGGAGGAAGCGGCCGCGACAGCTCCGCGTCGCCGACCGGCGTGCACCCGTCCGACGCATCCACCTTCCTCTACGCCACGCGCGGAGGCGGCTTCCAGCTATGGGGCCAGCCGCAGGACCAGCAGCAGCTCACGCACCCCTTCTACGCCCCCAACCTCATCCGCTTCGCCACCGATGACCTCCCCGCTGGCGCCGCGCAGTCGCTCGCCGGCGCGGCATCCTCCTCCTCGTCTCGCGGCGCGCGCGCTGCCGCCCTGGCCGGTACCGGCGGCGGCACCAGCTGCCAGGACTGCGGCAACCAGGCCAAGAAGGACTGCCAGCACCAGCGCTGCCGCACCTGCTGCAAGTCCCGGGGCTTCGCCTGCTCCACCCACGTCAAGTCCACCTGGGTTCCCGCCTCCAAGCGCCGCGAGCGCCAGCAGCAGCTCACCGcgctcgccgcctccgccgccgcgacCACGGGCGGAGCTGGCCCCTCACGCGACCTCACCAAGCGACCCCGCGCTCGCCTCGCCGCCACCACGCCCACCACCTCCTCAG GGGATCAGCAGATGGTGACGGTGGCGGAGAGGTTCCCGCGGGAGGTGAGTTCGGAGGCGGTGTTCCGATGCGTGCGTCTCGGGCCGGTGGACCAGGCCGAGGCGGAGCTCGCGTACCAGACCACCGTCAGCATCGGCGGCCACGTGTTCAAGGGAATCCTCCACGACGTCGGCCCCAGCAACGCCCACGCCCAGCTGCAAGCTGCCgcaggaggcagcggcggcggaggcggcgactaCCAGTTCCGCCTGACCGGTGACGTGTCCCCGCCGAGCACGGGCGCGGAAGCGGGCGACGCAGGCGGCGGCAACAACCACAACATCGTCGTGTCATCGGCTGTGGTGATGGATCCGTACCCGACGCCCGGGCTCTACGGCTCGTTCCCGGCCACCACGCCCTTCTTCCACGGCCACCCCTACCAGAGACAGTGA